The DNA segment GTAGAGGTACACCCCCGGCGCCGGCGGGTCCATCGCCGCGACCCCTCCCTGCGCCGGGGGTGTACCTCTACGACACGGAGGGGTCCTTCGAGGTGGCGCTGTTCGGCGGGTCGAAGCACCGTTACCCAGACCGAACGACGGTGACGCTGACCCACACCCCGTGCGGCGCCGATATGAGGTGGGACGTGCTCGAGGAGCGATGGGAGCGGGCGGTCCTCTGCTCGGCGGGAGACGGGATCGAGGTACGCGAGTTCGTCACGTTCCACGAGTTCTACGAGCAGGGGATGACGCGACACTTCCGCTGCCGGGCCCCGACCTTCCTCCATCCCCCTACGACGGACGCGGGGTCGAGCTTCGGGGGCCGCTGCGCGTCCCCCGACGCCGCGGCGGAGATCGCGGGCACCGTCGTCGGGGTAGAGGACATGACGGTGGCGGGGCGTCCGGTGGCGTCTCTGCGGGTCCGGACGGAGGAGACCCTGACGGGTGCCGTCCAGGGATGGCGGCGCAGCGAGATCTGGTTCGCCCGATCCAACGGCCTGATGCTCAAGCGCGTATCGAGGACGCAGGCCCGGGCGTCCACACCGGGCGGTCCGACCGACTACACGGAGAAGTTCACGATGAGCATCTCCGCCCTCGACCCGTTGCGCTGAGCCCAGGCATCGGGTCACCCCCAGGCGCACTCACCGGGGTCCAGGGCGGGGGCAGGACGTCCGGCTCAGCGACCGGAACTGGGCTCCCCCAAGATCTGGACACGGTCCAGTCCTCCGTCGTACCGTGGACGCCTTGGACAGCGAAGCCCTCCCCACCGACGCCCTGCTCCGCCGGCACGGCATGCACGTCACGGCGCAGCGCCTGGCCGTCCTGCGAGCGGTCGCCGAGAGACCGCACAGCACGGCCGAGGAGATCGACCGGGCCGTCCGGACCGAGATCGGAGCCATCTCCCGCCAGTCGGTCTACGACGCCCTCTCGACCTTCACGGAGCGAGGCCTGGTGCGCAGGATCCAGCCGGCCGGCTCTCCGGCGCGTTACGAGCGTCGGGTGGGCGACAACCACCACCACCTCATCTGTCGGACCTGCAACCGGATGGTCGACGTCGACTGCGCGGCGGGGTACACGCCGTGCCTGTCGGCGTCCGACCCGGCCGGCTACGAGGTGGACGAGGCCGAGGTCATCTACTGGGGCCGCTGCCCGGCGTGCTCAGGCAAGAGAGGAGAGATACGGACGTGAGCGACCGAGACATCACCGACAAGAACGACACGCAGAGCGTCAGCGAGAGCGAGAACCCGGCGATCCCATCCCCGACGCCGAAGGCGAGCTCGCGGCCGCGCAGCAACCGTGACTGGTGGCCGGACCAGCTCGACCTGTCGGTCCTGCACCAGCACTCACCGAGGGGCAACCCCATGGGAGTGGGCTTCGACTACCCCGAGGAGTTCCGCTCCCTCGACGTCGAGGCGCTCAAGCGCGACATCGTCGAGGTGATGCGGACGTCGCAGGACTGGTGGCCCGCCGACTACGGCCACTACGGGCCGCTGTTCATCCGGATGAGCTGGCACGCCGCGGGCACGTACCGGGTGCACGACGGACGTGGCGGCGGGTCCGACGGCTCCCAGCGCTTCGCCCCCCTCAACAGCTGGCCGGACAACGCCAACCTCGACAAGGCGAGGCGTCTGCTCTGGCCGGTGAAGAAGAAGTACGGACGCAAGATCTCATGGGCCGACCTGCTGGTCTTCGCCGGCAACGTCGCCCTGGAGGACATGGGGTTCGAGACGTTCGGGTTCGGATTCGGACGCGAGGACGTCTGGGAGCCGGAGGAGATCTTCTGGGGGCCCGAGGACACCTGGCTCGGCGACGAGCGCTACAGCGGGGACCGGGAGCTGGCGGAGCCGTTCGGCGCCGTCCAGATGGGCTTGATCTACGTCAACCCGGAGGGTCCGAGCGGAAACCCCGACCCGCTGGCCTCGGCCCGCGACATCCGGGAGACCTTCGGCCGGATGGGCATGAACGACGAGGAGACGGTCGCGCTGATCGCCGGCGGGCACACCTTCGGCAAGACCCACGGCGCGGGCGACCCCACCCTCGTGGGCCCCGAGCCCGAGGGGTGCCCTCTCGAGTCGCAGGGTCTCGGCTGGTTCAGCTCCTACGCCAGCGGCAAGGGGAAGGACACGATCACCAGCGGCCTCGAGGGAGCCTGGACCCCCACCCCGATCACCTGGGACAACAGCTTCTTCGAGACCTTGTTCGGCTTCGAGTGGGAGCTGACCGCGAGCCCGGCGGGGGCGAAGCAGTGGAGGCCGAAGGACGGGGCGGGAGCCGACCTCGTCCCCGACGCACACGACCCAGCCGTCCGTCACGCCCCGATGATGGCGACCACCGACCTCGCCCTGCGCGCGGACCCCGTTTACGAGCAGATCTCCCGCCGCTTCATGGAGAACCCGAACGAGTTCGCAGAGGCCTTCGCCAAGGCCTGGTACAAGCTCCTGCACCGCGACATGGGCCCGGCCCGACGGTACCTGGGTCCGTGGGTCCCTGAAGCGCAGCTGTGGCAGGACCCGGTGCCCGAGGTGGACCACGAGCTAATCGGCGACGCCGAGATCGCCGACCTGAAGCAGAGGCTGCTCGGGTCCGGGCTCTCGGTCGCCCAGCTCGTCCGGACCGCCTGGGCGTCCGCGGCCACCTTCCGGGGCACGGACAAGCGCGGCGGAGCGAACGGGGGCCGGATCCGCCTGGCGCCGCAGAAGGACTGGGAGGTCAACGACCCGGCCGAGCTGTCCGAGGTGCTGGAGGTCCTCGAGCGGGTCCAGCAGGAGTTCAACGCCGCCCGGTCCTCCGGCGTGAGGGTCTCCCTAGCCGACGTGATCGTCCTGGGCGGGTGCGCGGCGATCGAGAAGGCGGCCCGCGACGCCGGGCACGACATCACCGTCCCGTTCACACCCGGACGGACCGACGCCACGCAGGAGATGACCGACGTGGACTCGTTCCGACACCTGGAGCCGCGGGCGGACGGGTTCCGCAACTACGTCCGCGACGGCGCCAAGCTCTCGCCGGAGACGCTGCTGCTGGACCGAGCCAACATGCTCAGCCTGACCGCCCCGGAGATGACGGTCCTGATCGGGGGCATGCGGGCCCTCGGAGCGAACCACCGGGACACCCGCCACGGCGTGTTCACCGACCGTCCGGGCACGCTGACGAACGACTTCTTCGCGAACCTGCTCGAGGCCGGCACG comes from the Actinomycetota bacterium genome and includes:
- the katG gene encoding catalase/peroxidase HPI, which codes for MSDRDITDKNDTQSVSESENPAIPSPTPKASSRPRSNRDWWPDQLDLSVLHQHSPRGNPMGVGFDYPEEFRSLDVEALKRDIVEVMRTSQDWWPADYGHYGPLFIRMSWHAAGTYRVHDGRGGGSDGSQRFAPLNSWPDNANLDKARRLLWPVKKKYGRKISWADLLVFAGNVALEDMGFETFGFGFGREDVWEPEEIFWGPEDTWLGDERYSGDRELAEPFGAVQMGLIYVNPEGPSGNPDPLASARDIRETFGRMGMNDEETVALIAGGHTFGKTHGAGDPTLVGPEPEGCPLESQGLGWFSSYASGKGKDTITSGLEGAWTPTPITWDNSFFETLFGFEWELTASPAGAKQWRPKDGAGADLVPDAHDPAVRHAPMMATTDLALRADPVYEQISRRFMENPNEFAEAFAKAWYKLLHRDMGPARRYLGPWVPEAQLWQDPVPEVDHELIGDAEIADLKQRLLGSGLSVAQLVRTAWASAATFRGTDKRGGANGGRIRLAPQKDWEVNDPAELSEVLEVLERVQQEFNAARSSGVRVSLADVIVLGGCAAIEKAARDAGHDITVPFTPGRTDATQEMTDVDSFRHLEPRADGFRNYVRDGAKLSPETLLLDRANMLSLTAPEMTVLIGGMRALGANHRDTRHGVFTDRPGTLTNDFFANLLEAGTEWTVSSSDEGVYEGRDRQTGDLRWTATAVDLVFGSHSQLRAIAEVYAQDDCVDKFVQDFVAAWDKVMNLDRFELTR
- a CDS encoding Fur family transcriptional regulator — protein: MHVTAQRLAVLRAVAERPHSTAEEIDRAVRTEIGAISRQSVYDALSTFTERGLVRRIQPAGSPARYERRVGDNHHHLICRTCNRMVDVDCAAGYTPCLSASDPAGYEVDEAEVIYWGRCPACSGKRGEIRT